The Scatophagus argus isolate fScaArg1 chromosome 12, fScaArg1.pri, whole genome shotgun sequence genome includes the window GAGCCGAGGTGGATGTCAGACCCAAAGTCCCAGAGTGGGCTTCCAATGCCACAGCCTGCAGGGGGCCCCTTTATATCTCTGCTGTTTATGGACACCTGGACTGCTTTAAACTGCTCCTTCTCCACGGAGCCAACCCCAACTACAACTGCACAGATGAGAAGATGCTGGCCAGGATCAAGCAGCCAAAGACAGTTCTGGAGGTGTGTCTCCGTTATGGCTGCGGAGTGGAGTACATCCAGCTTCTCATAGACTTTGGAGCAGATGTGTATCTGCCTACTCTGATCATTGACAAGACTACGAAGCAGAACGAAGCCCTGGTTCTGCTGCTCAAAGAGAGAGGTGAGACACTGATTAGTTCAGACAACACTCAAGTGTGTGAATGATTCAAAGTGCTCATTTTGATTCACCTTTTGTTTCTGCTCCAGTTTGCCCAAAAACACTCATGTCACAGACTCGGCTAGCGATACGAAGATGCCTCCCCCTTGCAGACAAGGAGCCATCCATTGACGGTTTGGACATTCCTCTCATCCTGAGGAACTACCTGAAGCACGACACCTCTGAACTGATATGATGCTCACGGTAGCATCAGAATATATGgccaatgatttttttttttaatcttattgCTGTACTCACATGACTGGATCATTGATTTTCCATAAGATTTTCCCAGAGTAGAACAAGATAACGGACACTCGCACAGCCAAGCTCCATGTGACATGTATATATTTAGAGGTCACTCCATTGTCTCAGTGCTGTAAATTCTTGTTTCTATCATTTATGCATTCAGATTAATGTTTGTGGCTACCAATAGATCAAGTTTAAACAGACATTTCAGCTCAACAAAGCTCATTAAAGTGTctttgtcaaacacagaaagatGTTCCCCAACAGACGCCATGTTGGAAACTGCCTTGTCCTTGGGAAGTGCATTTGTGTAATGCCGTGATTGACCACTAGAGACCACAGTAACACTGCTTAGAGCTCTGTTACACATGAGGCTTCTCTGTTAATACCTCTTTGTGTCACCTTTAGCTGTCTTTTTCACAGGTGACAACACACAATCAAAGATAGTCTCCCTTCACTGGTTTAGACATCCACACCCATctggagagacacacacagacatagtATCTGTAGCACACCAGAGTGTTTTAGATCCCGTCTAAGAAACAATCTTGTAACTTCAAAACATTAGGAAGCGGAATGATCTACACTTCAGAAAGGCCAACTGGGAGAATATACTTGCAGTCTCATCAAGTCTCATTACATATTGATTGCAGCATAGTTACATGCAGCCTACAGTTTTAGGTTGGAGGTTTGTtgaaattttgcttttgtgacTTGTGAATACCTTCCTGATAATGTTATTATCTCTTGTTTGTACGCTGTTCTATCTTCCTTCTGTAGTACATCCAGGAGTTAATGAGTCAGCTGTTGGGAACAAGGcctacaaacaggaaatgatgtcacaCTACAGGAAACTCCAGCACAATGTTCTCACTCACACATTGAGCCTTTAACACGCAAGTTCTGcagaggttttattttcaacaaaagTACAGCTATATCAgatatggatttatttttacagcaaagTACAACATATTCCCAGTGCTTCTGATTACATCAAAACATATAATGTACATACAGCTGACATCTCCACTCTCCCATTCACAGTTTCTGGATTGAATAGGCAttatttttcaggtttttcatcTCTACAGCAAATAATCAAACTCAAAAAGGccagcaagaaagaaaatgacaaatgtttgcATATGGTGACAAAGGAAACGGATACTGTGAATAAATTTTTCTGTGATAGGCAAAAATCCAGACCTCAAACTAGATGGTAATATACAATGGGTAGATTCCAAAAGTGGGATGTCAGTCTTCTGTTAACATTGTTGTCACTGAACACCACATCAATATATGGCTCATTGAAGACTGTTGTACCCTGACTATTCTGAAACAACACAGGACTGCATAACCAACTGCAAGGAGTTCCTACTGAAGATGTTGCTATGCtaaatgtgagtgaatgtgtctcaTGTACACGCCGGACTAAAAGGAATTACATGAATCTGAGCAACCTCTGATGCATCCGATTGACAGGCTGCTAACTCGGCTGTCTTGCTTTTGTGgccagagagagtgagaaaatcTTCAGCTGCACAAAAGGCTGTCCCCTCAGCTCTCAGTATAAAGTCAGGATGATAATTAAACGAGAAAATCAAACCAATATACATCCAAAAGTATACTATTTAATACTGCATTCAATAAATACAAGTGAGGAGTTAATTTGTACTGTCAAGTCATTGTACTTCAAAGAACCATTTCTTAAGTAGAAACAAGAGCATGATATGAATTGCAATGaagtactctgtgtgtgtgtgtgtggcttcaggattatgtttatttttagctcATCCCGAGAGGTTTCGCATTTATTCAGCTCTTCTGCTTGGCTACAAATCTATACACAAACACCCTTGATCAGTGCTTACTCCTATTTGGTTCTCTGTTGTCATAGAAAAATTATACCCGTTTTGCCTCAGCAGTTGATGGCATTCCaacccgcccccccccccacccccctcaaaaaaaaaaacaaaaataaaaaaaacaaaaccaaaacaaaaaacaaccaaacaaaaaaagataacagCAGTTTGGACCATGACAGTGTAGGCTGgagtcaaaaaaaacaaatcaagattTAAAACTTACAACATTA containing:
- the LOC124068345 gene encoding ankyrin repeat and SOCS box protein 12-like; protein product: MVQRQAVNMSLMDISKIFSLLQPKEEDEDNEHCQALNNAVSSDNVTLLSELLSQESCRRSINARSGWGVPVTPLRTAAALGHLRCLEVLLEHGAEIDSLDVKAQTPLFTAVSGKHLDCVAALLKAGADPNGSQYNNCSPVLTAAREGDVDVLRELLKYGAEVDVRPKVPEWASNATACRGPLYISAVYGHLDCFKLLLLHGANPNYNCTDEKMLARIKQPKTVLEVCLRYGCGVEYIQLLIDFGADVYLPTLIIDKTTKQNEALVLLLKERVCPKTLMSQTRLAIRRCLPLADKEPSIDGLDIPLILRNYLKHDTSELI